From Chryseobacterium joostei, the proteins below share one genomic window:
- a CDS encoding VIT1/CCC1 transporter family protein, which produces MHHQLEKHYVNRVGWLRAAVLGANDGLLSTTSIVIGVAAAQPDRHIIILAALAGMIAGAMSMAAGEYVSVSSQEDTEKADLMREKRELEEMPEIELRELARVYEKRGCTKETAMLVATELTEQNALEAHARDELGINEITQAKPLQAAMASFGSFAVGALLPFMVSLLAPIEQMVYFQYGFSIIFLMLLGAISAKTGGAGIKVAVLRICFWGTVAMGITALVGRFFGVNIS; this is translated from the coding sequence ATGCATCATCAACTTGAAAAACATTATGTAAATAGAGTAGGTTGGCTTCGAGCAGCAGTATTGGGCGCCAATGACGGACTATTATCAACAACCAGTATTGTAATTGGGGTAGCTGCAGCACAACCCGACCGTCATATCATTATTCTTGCCGCCTTAGCCGGAATGATTGCCGGAGCAATGTCTATGGCTGCCGGTGAATATGTTTCCGTCAGTTCACAGGAAGATACGGAAAAGGCTGATTTAATGCGTGAAAAAAGAGAACTGGAAGAAATGCCGGAAATAGAGCTGCGGGAACTTGCCCGAGTTTATGAGAAAAGAGGGTGTACGAAGGAAACAGCAATGCTGGTGGCCACTGAACTTACGGAGCAGAATGCATTGGAAGCTCACGCCCGAGATGAATTGGGTATCAATGAAATTACTCAGGCAAAACCCTTACAAGCTGCTATGGCTTCATTTGGATCATTTGCAGTGGGTGCTTTATTACCGTTTATGGTTTCTCTTTTGGCTCCCATTGAACAGATGGTCTACTTTCAGTATGGATTTTCCATCATCTTTTTGATGCTTTTGGGTGCAATTTCAGCCAAGACCGGAGGCGCAGGGATTAAAGTTGCTGTTTTGAGGATTTGTTTTTGGGGAACTGTAGCCATGGGAATTACAGCATTGGTTGGCCGTTTTTTTGGTGTAAATATATCTTAA
- a CDS encoding efflux RND transporter permease subunit, whose amino-acid sequence MVEMFIRRKVLSLVISILFVLLGIMALLKMPITQFPDIVPPSVTVTAKYTGANAEVSANAVALPLERAINGVPGMTYMSTVTSNDGLTLIQVFFEVGTDPDVAAVNVQNRVTTILDELPEEVIRAGVTTEKEVNSMLMYLNITSTDPSQDEQFIYNFTDINVLQELKRIDGVGRAEIMGQKEYSMRIWLDPQKMAAYSISADEVIASLQKQNISAAPGKVGETSGKTSSQLQYVIKYKGKFFEPKQYEEVPIRSDVDGTILKLKDIAKVEFGAMNYGMVSKTDGRPSASIMMKQRPGSNASEVIESVKAKMEELKGTSFPPGMEYNMAYDVSRFLDASISAVLTTLIEAFILVGIVVFIFLQDWRSTLIPVLAVPVALVGTFAFMNMLDFSVNLLTLFALVLAIGIVVDNAIVVVEAVHVKMEEGMNAMDATINATKEIAGAVVAITIVMSAVFIPVAFLDGPVGVFYRQFSLTLAISIVISGVNALTLTPALCAIILKPHNHHKKKTIVDRFFQSFNTGFDRLTNGYVGILSKFATRTTVTFGILFLFVGLTFVTSKFLPTGFIPMEDQGMVYVSVTTPQGATVERTEKVLDEVTVIAKKIKGVENVTTLAGYSIVTEIAGSSYGMAMINLKDWKERSISVNDLITELSEKTKGIADAQIEIFAPPTVPGFGNTSGFELRLLDRTGGTIENTDKITKDFVKKLNEAPELQNSFTSFDATFPQYMINVDYDMAAKKGISVDNAMSTLQTMLGSYYATNFIRFSQMYKVMVQASPEHRDTPESILNLYLKNDKGEMVPFSTFITIEKVYGPEVLTRYNMYMSAMINGEPADGFSSGDAIAAVDRIAKETLPRGFDIEWSGMTREEILSGNQTIYIFLICLLFVYLLLAAQYESFLLPLPVLLSLPTGIFGSYIALVLAGLDNNIYAQVALVMLIGLLAKNAILIVEFAVARNKQGFDIIPAAIEGARQRLRPILMTSFAFVAGLIPLCIASGAGAIGNRSIGTAAAGGMLIGTIFGLVVIPGLYIFFAKLENKKKDEKIKS is encoded by the coding sequence ATGGTAGAAATGTTTATAAGACGAAAGGTTCTTTCGTTGGTTATTTCCATATTATTTGTACTACTGGGAATCATGGCACTTTTAAAGATGCCGATTACACAATTCCCGGATATTGTACCCCCTTCAGTAACGGTAACGGCAAAATATACAGGAGCAAATGCCGAAGTATCAGCGAATGCCGTTGCACTTCCATTGGAGCGTGCCATCAACGGAGTTCCGGGAATGACGTATATGTCGACGGTAACTTCTAATGACGGGCTTACCTTAATTCAGGTTTTCTTTGAAGTAGGAACAGATCCTGATGTAGCAGCCGTAAACGTTCAGAACAGGGTAACAACCATCCTTGATGAACTTCCTGAAGAAGTAATCCGTGCAGGGGTAACCACTGAAAAAGAGGTGAACAGTATGCTGATGTATCTTAATATCACGAGTACAGATCCGAGTCAGGATGAGCAGTTCATCTACAATTTTACCGATATCAACGTTCTTCAGGAATTAAAGCGTATTGATGGAGTAGGACGTGCAGAGATTATGGGGCAGAAAGAATACTCCATGAGGATATGGCTTGATCCGCAGAAGATGGCGGCATATAGTATTTCGGCTGATGAAGTAATTGCTTCATTACAAAAGCAGAATATTTCAGCAGCTCCCGGAAAGGTGGGTGAAACATCAGGAAAAACTTCCAGTCAGCTTCAGTATGTAATCAAATATAAAGGGAAATTCTTTGAGCCTAAGCAATACGAGGAAGTTCCGATCAGATCTGATGTAGACGGAACCATTCTAAAGCTTAAGGATATTGCCAAGGTAGAATTCGGGGCAATGAACTATGGGATGGTTTCCAAAACAGACGGAAGACCTTCAGCATCTATTATGATGAAGCAGCGTCCGGGGTCCAATGCCTCTGAAGTTATTGAGAGTGTAAAGGCAAAGATGGAAGAGCTAAAAGGTACTTCTTTCCCACCGGGAATGGAGTATAATATGGCCTATGATGTTTCCAGATTTCTTGATGCTTCCATTAGTGCGGTATTAACGACTCTTATTGAAGCCTTTATCTTGGTAGGAATTGTAGTGTTTATATTCCTTCAGGATTGGAGATCTACGTTAATTCCTGTATTGGCAGTTCCGGTTGCATTGGTGGGAACATTTGCTTTCATGAATATGCTTGATTTCTCGGTAAACTTATTGACCTTGTTTGCCTTGGTTCTTGCCATCGGAATTGTGGTGGATAATGCAATCGTCGTCGTCGAGGCAGTTCACGTAAAAATGGAAGAAGGGATGAACGCGATGGATGCCACTATTAATGCAACAAAAGAAATTGCAGGGGCAGTAGTAGCAATTACCATTGTTATGTCTGCTGTATTTATTCCTGTGGCATTCCTTGATGGTCCGGTAGGAGTATTTTATCGCCAGTTTTCATTAACGTTAGCGATCAGTATTGTCATCTCAGGAGTGAATGCATTAACGCTTACTCCGGCGCTTTGTGCTATTATTTTAAAACCTCACAATCATCATAAAAAGAAGACCATTGTAGACCGATTCTTCCAAAGCTTTAATACAGGTTTTGATAGATTAACAAACGGTTATGTCGGAATTCTATCCAAGTTTGCTACAAGAACTACAGTCACATTTGGTATTCTATTTTTATTTGTCGGATTAACTTTTGTGACCAGTAAATTCCTGCCAACAGGATTTATTCCCATGGAAGATCAGGGAATGGTGTATGTGAGTGTTACCACACCACAGGGAGCAACCGTGGAAAGAACAGAAAAAGTATTGGATGAAGTAACAGTCATTGCCAAGAAAATAAAAGGCGTAGAAAACGTAACGACACTTGCGGGATACAGTATTGTAACAGAAATTGCAGGTTCATCCTATGGAATGGCGATGATTAACCTTAAAGACTGGAAAGAAAGATCCATTTCAGTGAATGACTTGATCACAGAACTTTCAGAAAAAACAAAAGGGATAGCAGATGCGCAGATTGAAATCTTTGCTCCGCCCACCGTTCCCGGATTCGGAAATACCAGTGGTTTTGAATTGCGTTTGCTAGACAGAACCGGAGGAACTATCGAAAATACAGATAAGATCACCAAGGATTTTGTGAAGAAGCTGAATGAAGCTCCTGAATTACAGAACAGTTTTACCAGTTTTGATGCTACATTCCCGCAATATATGATTAATGTAGATTATGATATGGCCGCGAAAAAAGGAATTTCAGTAGACAATGCCATGTCCACCCTGCAAACGATGCTTGGTTCTTACTATGCAACCAACTTTATCCGTTTCAGTCAGATGTATAAAGTAATGGTTCAGGCAAGTCCTGAGCACAGAGATACCCCTGAAAGTATCCTGAATTTATATCTGAAAAATGATAAAGGTGAAATGGTTCCGTTTTCAACATTTATTACCATTGAAAAAGTATACGGACCTGAAGTATTAACGAGGTATAACATGTATATGTCTGCCATGATCAATGGTGAGCCGGCAGATGGTTTCAGCTCCGGTGATGCCATTGCAGCCGTAGATCGTATTGCTAAAGAAACCCTGCCAAGAGGTTTTGATATTGAATGGTCCGGTATGACAAGGGAAGAAATCTTATCAGGAAACCAAACCATTTACATATTCCTGATCTGTCTGTTGTTTGTATATCTTTTATTGGCGGCTCAATATGAAAGCTTCCTACTTCCATTGCCTGTATTGTTAAGTCTTCCAACAGGAATTTTCGGTTCCTATATCGCATTGGTATTGGCGGGACTGGATAATAATATTTATGCACAGGTGGCTCTGGTCATGCTGATCGGACTTTTAGCGAAAAATGCCATCCTGATTGTAGAATTTGCTGTTGCCAGAAACAAGCAGGGATTTGATATTATTCCGGCAGCAATTGAAGGAGCAAGACAACGTCTGAGACCTATTTTGATGACTTCTTTTGCCTTTGTGGCAGGACTTATTCCACTCTGTATTGCATCAGGAGCAGGAGCTATTGGAAACCGTTCCATTGGTACAGCAGCAGCGGGAGGAATGTTAATCGGAACAATCTTCGGATTGGTAGTGATTCCTGGGCTGTATATATTCTTTGCAAAACTTGAAAATAAGAAGAAAGATGAAAAGATTAAATCATAG
- a CDS encoding cold shock domain-containing protein — protein sequence MADSFSKKENFKKKIQKQKEKALRREDRKTNNNKGKDMEDVFMYVDEFGRLTSTPPEQRQEVNLDEIQLGAAPIIEEDPRKLGIITFHSEKGYGFITEDSTKENIFFHNNNCTELVKKGNRVSFEKEKSPKGFSAVNIQIVK from the coding sequence ATGGCAGATTCTTTTTCTAAAAAGGAAAATTTCAAGAAAAAAATTCAAAAGCAAAAAGAAAAAGCGCTAAGACGCGAAGATCGTAAGACGAACAACAACAAAGGAAAGGATATGGAGGATGTATTCATGTATGTGGATGAATTCGGAAGACTAACCTCTACTCCACCTGAACAGAGACAGGAAGTAAACCTTGATGAAATTCAACTGGGTGCAGCTCCGATTATTGAGGAGGATCCAAGAAAATTAGGAATCATTACTTTCCACAGTGAGAAAGGATATGGTTTCATTACTGAGGACAGCACTAAAGAGAATATCTTCTTCCATAATAACAACTGTACAGAACTTGTGAAAAAAGGAAACAGAGTATCTTTTGAAAAAGAGAAGTCTCCTAAAGGGTTTTCAGCTGTTAACATTCAGATTGTGAAATAA
- a CDS encoding TolC family protein translates to MKRLNHRSILYGIAALSLVSCAVPKVADLKKAQELPEIPAKTVSSEEFKQLNLKGYFTDSHLLELFDKVVLANPDFQIAQQRVEIANSFLQRSKMDLLPSLEVGAEASGNRYGKYTMEGVGNYDTNLSPNITEDQKINRDFTPNYWLGARSSWEIDAWGKLKNKKIAAQKKYLASTEGLRLLQVELFTDIANLYYQLVALDNRLAIYQKNYNLQQRAFEIVLAQREVGKATELAVQQFKAQNNNWLAEIEHIKVEIVTVEQAITTLTGSYGGDVKRGKVLMPTNMDILNKTINVEAVIHSRPDVAANYYVLEASQADAKAARAAFYPKLDLGVGIGMNSFSVETLFKPSSLAGQLLGGLMVPVFNKGQLKYEFKVASKEQEIAFLNYQKSITTAFNELQSILKQTKIYERVLKLKSEEVGFLDRGVEVSNDLYLTGYANYFELINSQKSKLIAELDLLQFQHQNTRNNVLLFKALGGKLE, encoded by the coding sequence ATGAAAAGATTAAATCATAGAAGCATATTGTACGGAATTGCAGCACTAAGCTTAGTCTCATGTGCTGTTCCAAAGGTGGCGGATCTGAAAAAGGCCCAGGAATTACCGGAGATACCTGCTAAAACAGTAAGTTCAGAAGAGTTTAAGCAACTTAACCTAAAAGGCTATTTTACAGACTCTCATCTTTTGGAGCTTTTTGATAAAGTAGTACTGGCCAATCCTGATTTTCAGATTGCACAGCAAAGGGTAGAAATTGCAAACAGTTTTTTACAAAGATCAAAGATGGATCTTTTGCCGTCCCTTGAAGTAGGAGCAGAAGCTTCAGGAAACCGATATGGAAAATATACGATGGAGGGAGTTGGTAATTACGATACCAATCTTTCGCCTAATATAACAGAGGATCAGAAAATCAACCGTGATTTTACGCCTAATTATTGGCTGGGAGCACGAAGCAGTTGGGAAATTGATGCCTGGGGAAAGCTGAAGAATAAAAAAATCGCTGCTCAGAAGAAATATCTGGCTTCCACAGAAGGGTTGCGATTGCTTCAGGTAGAGCTTTTCACTGATATTGCCAATCTGTATTATCAATTGGTAGCTCTGGATAATCGTCTGGCTATTTACCAAAAGAATTATAACCTTCAGCAAAGAGCCTTTGAAATTGTTTTAGCGCAGCGTGAAGTTGGTAAAGCTACAGAACTTGCCGTTCAGCAGTTTAAAGCACAAAATAACAACTGGCTTGCAGAAATTGAACACATCAAAGTAGAGATTGTTACTGTTGAACAGGCCATTACCACCTTAACGGGAAGTTATGGAGGAGACGTAAAGCGAGGAAAAGTACTGATGCCTACCAATATGGATATTTTAAATAAAACCATTAATGTAGAAGCTGTAATTCACTCAAGACCGGATGTTGCAGCGAATTATTATGTATTGGAGGCTTCTCAGGCTGATGCAAAGGCTGCAAGAGCTGCTTTTTACCCAAAACTTGATCTCGGAGTAGGTATTGGAATGAATTCCTTTTCTGTGGAAACCCTTTTTAAACCAAGTTCACTGGCTGGGCAGTTGCTGGGAGGTCTGATGGTTCCTGTTTTCAATAAAGGACAATTGAAATACGAATTTAAAGTAGCCAGTAAGGAGCAGGAGATTGCTTTTTTAAATTATCAAAAGAGTATTACTACTGCATTCAATGAACTTCAGTCTATTTTGAAACAGACCAAGATTTACGAACGTGTTTTAAAATTAAAATCAGAAGAGGTTGGTTTTCTTGACCGTGGTGTTGAGGTTTCCAATGATTTGTACCTGACAGGGTATGCCAATTATTTTGAACTTATCAATTCTCAGAAAAGTAAGCTGATTGCTGAACTTGATCTGTTGCAGTTCCAGCATCAGAATACCAGAAATAATGTTCTGCTATTTAAGGCTCTGGGTGGAAAACTGGAGTAA
- a CDS encoding SDR family oxidoreductase: MSTQDLNGKVVLIAGGGKNLGGLLSKDFAAKGAKLAIHYNSESSRAESEKTLAEVQALGAEAFLFQGDLTKVDNITQFFDETISRFGGVDIAINTVGMVLKKPFSETTEEEYDTMFNVNSKSAYFFLQEAGKKLNDHGKICTIVTSLLAAYTGLYSTYAGAKAPVEHFTRAASKEFGARGISVTAVAPGPMDTPFFYGQETDDAVAYHKSASALGGLTDIKDIAPLVEFLVTEGWWITGQTIFANGGYTTR, translated from the coding sequence ATGTCAACACAAGATCTAAATGGAAAAGTTGTTTTAATAGCCGGAGGTGGTAAAAACTTAGGCGGATTATTGAGCAAAGATTTTGCTGCAAAAGGTGCGAAACTGGCCATACATTACAATAGTGAAAGCTCCAGAGCTGAAAGCGAGAAAACACTGGCAGAAGTTCAGGCATTGGGAGCTGAAGCATTCCTGTTCCAGGGAGACCTGACCAAAGTAGACAATATTACTCAATTTTTTGATGAAACAATTTCTCGTTTTGGAGGAGTAGATATTGCCATTAATACAGTAGGAATGGTATTGAAAAAACCATTCTCAGAAACTACAGAAGAAGAATATGATACCATGTTCAATGTAAATTCAAAATCTGCCTATTTCTTTTTACAGGAAGCCGGTAAAAAACTGAACGATCATGGGAAGATCTGTACGATCGTTACTTCATTATTGGCCGCTTATACAGGGTTGTATTCTACCTATGCAGGAGCAAAGGCACCTGTGGAACATTTTACCAGAGCAGCTTCTAAAGAATTTGGAGCAAGGGGGATTTCTGTAACAGCAGTTGCTCCAGGCCCAATGGATACTCCTTTTTTCTATGGGCAGGAAACTGATGACGCGGTAGCCTATCATAAGTCAGCATCAGCGTTAGGAGGACTTACCGATATTAAAGATATTGCTCCATTGGTAGAGTTCTTGGTAACTGAGGGCTGGTGGATCACAGGGCAGACTATTTTTGCCAACGGAGGGTATACAACCAGATAA
- the lgt gene encoding prolipoprotein diacylglyceryl transferase: protein MNLLYIDWNVNPEIFNILGIPVKYYGLLFLAGLVLCFNILKSIYKKENLSMQAHESLFSYALIGILVGARLGHCIFYDFDYYSQHILEIFLPIQKGPDGVYHFVGFAGLASHGGGIGLVIMLLLYSRKFSIPFMKVLDAIAIVLPLGGVFIRLANLMNSEIIGTPTNVPWAFIFRQVDDLPRHPAQLYEAISYFVIFLLIYFIYKKDIFKIGKGFYFGISILLIFIMRILIEFIKVDQVEFEHGMSMNMGQLLSIPFVLLGLFFIGKSILEKSKMKTS, encoded by the coding sequence ATGAATTTATTATACATCGACTGGAACGTCAATCCTGAAATTTTTAATATTTTAGGAATTCCTGTAAAATACTATGGTCTATTATTTCTTGCAGGTTTGGTTCTGTGCTTTAATATTTTGAAAAGTATTTATAAAAAAGAAAACTTAAGCATGCAGGCCCATGAATCCTTATTCTCCTATGCTCTTATCGGGATTTTAGTCGGAGCCAGATTGGGGCACTGTATCTTTTATGATTTTGATTATTACTCCCAGCATATCCTTGAAATTTTCCTGCCTATTCAGAAAGGACCGGACGGGGTATATCATTTTGTTGGATTTGCAGGATTAGCCAGCCATGGTGGTGGTATCGGACTGGTAATAATGCTCTTATTATATTCCAGAAAATTCTCTATCCCGTTTATGAAAGTTCTGGATGCCATAGCCATTGTACTTCCATTAGGAGGGGTTTTTATCAGGCTGGCCAATCTTATGAACTCTGAGATTATTGGTACGCCTACCAATGTGCCATGGGCTTTTATCTTCCGACAGGTAGATGATCTTCCAAGGCATCCGGCACAGCTTTATGAAGCAATCTCTTATTTTGTAATTTTCCTTTTAATTTATTTCATTTACAAGAAAGATATATTCAAGATCGGGAAAGGATTCTATTTTGGGATCAGTATTCTTTTAATCTTTATCATGAGAATTCTGATTGAATTCATCAAGGTAGATCAGGTTGAATTTGAACATGGAATGAGCATGAACATGGGACAGCTTCTAAGTATTCCATTTGTTCTTCTAGGTTTATTTTTTATTGGAAAAAGTATACTGGAAAAGTCCAAAATGAAAACTTCATAA